The sequence below is a genomic window from Arthrobacter sp. U41.
AGGTCATAGGATCCCAATCGTCGAGGGTGTTTGCTGGTCGCAGTGGCGCGGCGAAGGACCGCACATGAATTCTACATGAGATAGAACATGACGGCGCCCGGGGCCGGGGTGAGGCCGCCGTGCGGCCTAGGACACCGGTACCCGGGTGACCTTCTGCCGCCGCCGGAAGTGCCGGATGAGGTCCGGCGAGGCGAGGTAGAGCGCCAGCACGGCCAGACTTCCGGCGACACAAAGCACCACCATGGGCAGCGGTGCGGTGGCGGCGATGAAGCTGAGCACGATGACTGCCATGGTGCAGGCTGCGACGGTGCCGGCCGACTGCAGGTGTGAGAAGCCGACGTCGGTGAGCCGCTGGTATACATGCTCGCGGTGGGACGCGTACCACCGTTCGCCCGCCTTGATCCTGCGCAGCAGGGTATAGCCGGTGTCGGCCACGTAGACCAGGATCGGCGCCAGGACGTATTCCACATAGACGCCGCTGAGGAACCCTGCCACCGCGAGTGCCGACACTGAGGCTCCGAGCAGGTAGCTGCCGACGTCGCCCAGGAACACGGAGCCCCGGGCGAGGTTCCACGGCAGGAATCCCAGGAAGGCCATGGCCAGCACCGCGCCGCCGGCGGTGAGCCACGGCTGTCCGGCCAGTTGCCCGGCCACCGCGTACGCGGTGCCCGCGAGGATTCCGTGGAAACTGGAAATCCCGTTGACGCCGTCCATGAAGTTGGCAATGTTGATATAGGCGGCAATGGCCAGCGCAGCCAGCGGCAGCCACCAGAAGGACTGGCCGGTGAGGAGGAGCAGGGCCGTTGAACCGGCGGCACCGATTCCCAGCTGCGCGGCGGCGCGGCCACGGATGGAGAGACCGCGGAGGTCTTCGATCCAGCCAACCACCGCGCTTGCCACGATGACCGCCAGGACCACGAGGAAGACTGACCGGTCCACCGTCACCGCCCCCAGGAGGACGGCGGCCGCGTAGCCGATGGCGGTGGCCAGGGAAACGGCAACGCCCATGCCACGGATGGTGGTCCGGCCGTGGGATGACCTGGCCGACGGCACGTCCACAACGCCCATCCTGACCAGCCACGGCTTGACCACAAAAGGAAGCAGGACGCTTGCCAGCAGGGTGGCGCCGGCAGCAAGGAGCACAGGCATCATGACGCCGCCCTCATGCTCTCGCCCGGCTCATCGGCTTCCTCGTCGGGGAGGGACTCGATGTCGATCCCCTGCTCGGCCTCGCAGCGGGCCAGCCAGACATCGAGGTCCAGCGCGGCCGGGTCCTGTTCGTGGGCCCTGGTGTGCGAAATTTTGGGATGCAGGGGGCGTTCGTCCAGCTCGCCGGTGCCGACGAGTTCCTCGTGGAGCTTCTCGCCGGGCCGAAGTCCGGTGTAGACGATCTCCACCTTTTTGCCGGACATCGCGATCATGCGCTGGGCGACATCCAGGATCCTGACCGGCTCCCCCATGTCAAGGATCATGACTTCGCCGCCGCGTCCGATTGCGCCGGCCTGGATGACCAGCTGGCAGGCTTCCGGGATCGTCATGAAGAAGCGCGTGACTTCGGGGTCTGTGACGGTCACGGGCCCGCCGACCCGGATCTGTTCCGTGAAGAGCGGCAGCATCGAGCCGCGGCTGCCCATCACATTGCCGAACCGGACGGAGACGAATTTGCGGCCGGTCTGGCCGGCCATCCAGGCGGCCAGCTTTTCGGCGACGCGTTTGGAGTGGCCAAGCGCCGTCGTCGGGTTCGCTGCCTTGTCCGTGGAGATATTCACGAAGTGTGAAACGCCGGAACGCTCGGCCGCTCGCAGCACGTTGAGGGTGCCCAGAACGTTGGTTTTCCAGGCTTCGATCGGATACTGCTGCAGCAGCGGCGCGTGTTTGAGGGCGGCAGCGTGGAACACCACCTCGGGGCGGCGGTCCTGGAAGATCTCCTGGAGTGCGGCGCCGTCCCGGATGCTGGCCAGGACCGTGTCGCGGCCGGCGAGCAGTCCGCGGCCGGTGATGGAGATCTGGGTGTGCTGCAGCCCTGTTTCGTCATGGTCCAGCATGATCAGTTCCGCGGGTGAGAACTGGACGATCTGCCGGCACAGTTCGGAGCCGATGGAGCCGCCGGCACCGGTGACCAGAACGCGTTTGCCCTTGATGTAGCCCGCAATCTCGTCGACCTTGATATCGACCGGCCGCCGCCCGATCAGGTCCTCGACCGCCACATCGCGGAAATCGGAGAAACCTTCGGGTGCCCCGCGGCCGAGCATGTCCCTCAACGGGGGTAGGACCAGCACCCTGATGTTCATTCCGGCGACGGCGTCTGAAATCCGCCGGACGACGGAGGCCTCGACATTGGCGAAAGCCAGCACCAGGACGGTGGCGCGGGTGCGCCGGATGATGGCCGGCAGGTCGTCGCCGCGGCCAAGGACCTGGACTCCGGAGAGCCGCAGGTGCTTCTTGGTGGGATCGTCGTCGATCAGCCCGACCGGGAAATACGGCGAATCGGCGTCCTGCAGCATGCGCGTCAGCAGCGAGTTTCCGAGGAAGCCCGCACCGTAGATCAGGGTGTTCTGGGCGCCGTCGCCGGGCCGGTTCTTGCCCTCGACGTAGAGCCGTTTGGCGTAGCGGGCAGCTCCCATGAAGAGGCAGGCGAACGGGAAGGCGATGAGCCCGACACTGCGGCCGATCCCGATGGCCTCATAAAGCACCAGCAGGCTCAGCGTGATGGAGGCGGCCACAATGACGGTGACGAAGACGAGGGCCTTGGCTTCCTGGAAGCTGCCGAAGGGATACCTGCCGCGGTAGAGTGCCAGCGCGTAGCCGGCCAGGGCCTGCACCACAACGGCGATGGCCATGATGATCATGGCACTGACGAGCTGTTCTTCCCGGATGCCCATTTCGTAGCGCAGCAGCAGCGCCAGGACGATCGCCACGACCCACGACATCGAATCGAGGAAGAGCTGGACCCAGATCCAGAGCGGGGGCTTCTTCTCGTCAAGTGCTGCGGCAGGTTCGCGCGCTTCAGATTTTGTAGTCAACAGAGATTGCAACCGACTTCCAATACCACGGCGGCCATGCGCCTGTTTCAAAAAATTACCCAGCCGTGCAACTGCCGGACTGCAGCCGGGTCTAGGACGATACTAATCGCTGTCGGGCCGGAATCCCGGGTCCGTAACGCCCGTACGGGGCCGGTTCACCCGGATCCGGGCTTGATTCAGGCCGGTTCCGGACCCGCCGCAGCGGGCACCGGCGGCATCGGCTGCCAGCTCCGGTCGGCGAGGATGCCGCGCGATTCGCGCCACCCCTGCCACAGGGCGCCGGCCCCCTTCAGGCTGCGTTCGACCAGCACCAGGCGCACAATTTCCTTCAAATAGGTCAGGGCCGTCCCGGCACCGAATCCGAGCCGGTGGTACTTGCCGTGCGCGCGCAGGTACTGCGCCACGTGGCCGCGGTTCCGCATCACGTAGCGCCGGCTCAGGTCGGAAGAATCGTTGAGGTGGCGCACACCCAGGTCCACCTGGCGCTGGGCCCGGACCTTCTTGATGACAAAGGCGTTCACGTAGACCACCGGCGTCTGCTGCGCCGCCAGCCACCCGTAGATAAGGTCATCCCAGGTGATGAAGAAACGCGGGTCCGGCAGCCCGATGTCCCGGGCCAGAGACGCCTTGATCAGCATGCCCTCGAAATTTCCCACATTGGTGCGGAAAACCTCGGATTTGCGGAAGACATCGCCCGAGACAGGCAGGAAGACGCCGAGTGCCTCGACGAAATGGTGCTGCCAGAAGAACGGCTTGCCCGCGGCGTCGTAGCGGCGCCCGATCATGCAGGAGTAGTCGGTCGTGAACCGGTCCAGCGCCTCGACCGCCCCCGGGAGCACCTCGACGTCGTCATCCATCAGCCACAGCCAGTCGGCACCGGCCGCCAGGGCAATTTCAACGCCGCGGGAGAAGCCGCCAGAACCGCCGACGTTCGCCGCAAGCCGTTCGTACTGGATCGGCAGCCCCCCGGCGGCCACGGCGCGGGAGACAACCTCCGCGGTGTGGTCGCTGCTGGCGTTGTCCACCACCACGATCCGGTCGGGCCCGGTGGTCAGGCGGCTGAAGGAGTCGAGCAGGTTCTGCAGGAAGTCGGCACGGTTGTAGGTGACGACGACGGCAAAGAGGTTTTTCACGCCGGCCTAGCTGTTGGCGGACATCAGTTGGGCGGGCGAGCCGAAGCCCTTTCCGCGGAAGCCCGTGGAGTAGGCCCGGAACCAGTGCGCGAGGCCCTTAAGGTCGCCGGTCTTCAGGAAGTAGTACGGAAATCCGACAATGTCCGCGCCGAACCAGCGCAGGTTCCGGTACTTCCGGGTAAGGTAGCCGCGGTTGCGGAAGTAGCAGTACCGCTTGAAGTCGCCCTCAGGAATGACCGGGGTGATGAAGCCTCCGAAGACCGGCTTCATTTCGGTCCAGGTGGCGGGGTGCTGGACGGCGACGGTGGCCAGGGTGCCGTATTTAAGGCCGGCCTTCTTGACCCGTGAGAGGAAGTCCACCTCATCGCCGCGGATAAAGAACTTCACGTCGGGGATTCCGATTTTGTAGAAGACCTCCGTGCGGATCAGGGCGCCGTTGAAGAAGTGCACCATGTCCGGAAGGTACCCCATCGGAGCCAGCCGGGAGCGGTCGTTGGTCAGCAGGCCGTTGATCCGGAAGTTGAACGAGAGCCGGTTGGGATCGGCCGTGGCGGCGACGAGCGGGCTCACGATATCGAGCTGGTGCTCCTTGGCGGTCTTGAGCAGCTCGGCCAGGCAGCTCGCATCCTCGGGGTGGCCGTCATCGTCCATCATCCAGATCCACTCCGCGCCGCTGGCCATGGCGGCCAGGATCGCGTAGGCGAATCCCCCGGCACCGCCGAGGTTCGCCTCCGAGCGCAGGTAGTTGATGTTGTCCCCGCCGGCGTTGACGATCCCGGTCGCCGGGACGGTGCCCGAGTCCACCAGCGCGATCGAGTGGATCGGGGCGGTCTGTTCGGCCAGCCCCTTGAGCAGGAGGGTGAGTTCCTCAGGGCGGTCAAAGGTTACGGCCGCGACGGCGACTTTGGGCTGCATGTCAGTTCCTCGGTGAATCGTCGGCGGTGCCTGAAGGGGCGGCGGTGGTTTCGGTGGCTGCGGTCGTTTCGGGGGTCCCGGGGGCGGACGGCTCCTCGCCGAGGCCCAGCACACCCGGGACGACCTCGCGGAGCCGCTCCAGGCTGATGGCGCCCTGGCGGACCACCCGCAGCGGCACGGCGGTGGCATCAACAATGGTGGACGGCAGCGCGTCGGCACCCTCGGCCGGGCGCGGCCCGCCTTCAAGGTAGACCTCCACCGACTCTGCCAGCTGGGCTTCGGCGGCGGCGGCGGTCTGCGCCGCGGCCTGGCCCGTGCGGTTCGCCGAGGAGACGGCCAGCGGCCCGGTCAGCGTCAGCAGGTCCTGGGCGACGTCGTCTGCCGGGATCCGCAAGGCAACGGTGCCCTTGGTTTCGCCGAGATCCCAGTCAAGGGACGGCTGGGCGTGCAGGATCAGGGTGAGTCCGCCGGGCCAGAACGCCTCGGCAAGACGCCGCGCCTCGGGCGGAACGTCCGTGGCGAGGCCATCGAGGGCATTGAGCCTGGGGATCAGGACGGGCGGGGGCATCCTGCGGCTGCGGCCTTTGGACGCCAGCAGCAAGGTCACCGCGAGGGGGGAGAACGCATCGGCGGCGATCCCGTACACGGTGTCCGTGGGGAAGACCACGCACTTGTGCTCCCGGATGGCCCGCTGGGCGTGTTCGAGTCCTGCAGCGCGTTGCTCAGCTGCCGTGCAATCGTAGCTAGTCGTCACTGGCCTATTCTTTCATCACTTCGTGCGTTGCCCTGGTTACCGAAGGGCAGCCGGGTCGGCGAGGACGGCACTGGTGGCCCGGTCCCTGCCGTTGAGGTCGCGATGGGTGGTCACAGCGGTCCACCGCCCGGAGCGCTCCAGCATCCCGGCAATCCAGCCGGCCTGGATTTCGGCGTGTTCCATCACGAAGTAGCCGCCGGGCACCAGCAGCCTGGCCGCGGAGGCAGCAGCCGCCGTCGGAAGTTCCATTCCGTCCGCTCCCCCGCCGTACAGTGCCTCGGGAGGATCGTGCAGTGCCACTTCGGGTTCGTTGGGGACCGCCTCGGCGGGGATGTACGGCGGGTTGGAGACCACGACGTCGAACGAACCGTTGTGCTCCGGCAGGGCATCGCGCAGATCGCCACGGATCAGGTGCACGCCGAGGGGCAGCAGGTTCCGGGCGGCCCAGGCGTGGGCAAACTCGCTGAACTCGACGGCGTAGACGTCGGAGCCGGGAACCTCGTGCGCGATTGAGCCGGCGATGGCCCCGGAACCGGTGCCAAGATCCACGACCTTGGGATGCGCCATGCCCTGCAGCCGGTCGATCACCAACTGGACCACGGATTCAGTTTCCGGGCGGGGAATGAACACCCCCGGCCCGACCGCCAGTTCCAGGTGGCGGAAGTGCGCGACGCCGGTGATGTGCTGCAGCGGTACGCGCCGGGCCCGATCGGCGACGAGGTCCTGGTAACCGTCCGGGGCCGGGGTGTCGCCGAGCATCAGGGCGCGGAGCCGGCCGAGCCCGACGCCGAGCAGGTGCTCGGCGAGAAGTTCGGCGTCGACCCGCGGGCTGGGGACGCCGGCGGCGGCCAGGACGGCGGTGGCCTCGCGGACCGCGTCCGCGAGGCTTGGCCCGGTGCCTTCTGTCATCACGTTGCGGGGCCGGACTAGTCGCCGATGGCGTCGAGGCGGGCCTGTTCGTCCATCTCGATGGCCGACTGGATCACCGGCTCCAGGTCGCCGTTCATGACCTGGTCCAGGTTGTAGGCCTTGTACCCGGTGCGGTGGTCAGCGATCCGGTTTTCCGGGTAGTTGTACGTCCGGATGCGCTCCGAGCGGTCCATCGTGCGGATCTGGGACTTGCGCTGGGCCGAGTTCTCGGCGTCGATCTGCTCCTGCTGGTGCGCCAGGATGCGGGCGCGGAGGACCCGCATGCCGGCTTCACGGTTCTGCAGCTGCGACTTCTCGTTCTGCATGGCCACCACGATGCCGGTGGGAAGGTGGGTGATCCGGACGGCGGAGTCGGTGGTGTTCACGGACTGGCCGCCCGGTCCGGAGGAACGGTAGACGTCAATCTTGAGGTCGTTCTGGTTGATTTCGAGTTCTTCGGGCTCGTCCACTTCCGGAAGCACCAGCACGCCGGCTGCGGAAGTGTGGATGCGGCCCTGGGATTCCGTCACGGGAACGCGCTGCACGCGGTGCACGCCGCCTTCGAACTTGAGCCGCGCGTAAACGCCCTCGGCCGGATCGTTCGAGTTGCCCTTGATGGCCACCTGGACATCCTTGTAGCCGCCGAGGTCCGATTCGTTGGCGGAAATCATCTCGGTCTTCCAGCCGCGGGACTCCGCGTACCGGGTGTACATCCGCAGCAGGTCGGCCGCGAACAGGGCAGCCTCGTCGCCGCCTTCGCCGCCCTTGACCTCGAGGATCACGTTGCGGGCGTCGTCCGGGTCGCGCGGGATCAGGAGCCGGCGCAGCTTGGCCGCCGCCGTTTCCAGCGCAGCCTCCAGCTCGGGCACCTCAGCGGCAAACTCCGGGTCCTCCCCTGCCATTTCCTTGGCAGCCGCAAGGTCATCCTGGATGGCGTGCCAGGCGTGGTACGCCTCGACAATGCCGTTCAGCTGGGCCGAGCGCCGCCCCAACTTCCGGGCCAGCTTCTGGTCAGCATAAACAGCAGGATCCCCAAGCTGTGCCTGGATGGCGTCATGCTCATCCAACAGGCCCTGTACGGACTCAAACATTTTCAAAACCTCTTTCGACTCTCTCAAGTCTAGTAACTGCAACGCGGGGTCACTTACCGCCCGTTCCAGGGGCCCTGATGGGCGCTAGGTGACCCCGCGTTGCTTCTTGAAGCGGAGGAACCGGTTAACGCAACAACCGCCCGTGACATGGGCGGCCCGGGGAGGGCCGCCCATGTCCGAGCGGTTAAGCGTCGCTACTTGTCGTTATCGGACTTCGCACCAAGCGTCGTCTTCTGCACCTGCATAAGGAACTCGACGTTGCTCTGGGTCTCCCGGATCTTGTTGGTCAGCAGCTCAAGGCTCTGCTGCGTTTCGAGTCCGGACAGGACGCGGCGCAGCTTCCACATGATCTTGACTTCCTCAGGGGACAGCAGGTTTTCCTCACGGCGCGTACCGGACGCGTTGACGTCCACGGCCGGGAAGATGCGCTTGTCCGCGAGCTGGCGGGACAGGCGCAGTTCCATGTTGCCGGTTCCCTTGAACTCCTCGAAGATGACCTCATCCATCTTGGAGCCGGTCTCGACGAGAGCCGTTGCCAGGATGGTCAGTGAGCCACCGTTTTCGATGTTGCGGGCTGCACCGAAGAAGCGCTTCGGCGGGTACAGCGCTGCCGAGTCGACACCACCGGAGAGGATGCGGCCGGAAGCCGGTGCCGCCAGGTTGTAGGCGCGGCCCAGGCGGGTCATCGAGTCGAGGAGAACCACAACGTCCATGCCCATTTCCACGAGGCGCTTCGCACGCTCGATGGACAGTTCGGCCACGGTCGTGTGGTCGTCGGCGGGACGGTCGAAGGTGGAGGCGATGACCTCGCCCTTGACGGTGCGCTGCATGTCCGTGACTTCTTCAGGGCGTTCGTCAACGAGCACCATCATGAGGTGGACCTCAGGATTGTTAATGGTGATGGCGTTGGCGATGGACTGCAGGATGAGCGTCTTGCCGGCCTTCGGCGGCGAAACGATCAGGCCGCGCTGGCCCTTGCCGATCGGGGCAACCAGGTCGATGACGCGGGGACCGATCTTCTTGGGGTCCGTCTCAAGGCGCAGGCGCTCGGAGGGATACAGCGGGACGAGCTTCGCGAATTCGACGCGGTCCTTGAGTTCCTCGGGGGTTTTGCCGTTGACGGAGGTGACCCGGACCAGGGCGTTGAACTTCTGGCGGGCGGTCAGCTGGCTGCGGTCTTCGCCTTCACGCGGTGCGCGGATGGCTCCGACGACGGCGTCGCCCTTGCGCAGGTTGTACTTCTTGACCTGGGCGAGGGACACGTAGACGTCGTTCGGGCCCGGCAGGTAGCCGGAGGTGCGGATGAACGCGTAGTTCTCCAGCACGTCCAGGATGCCGGCGACAGGCAGCAGGACGTCGTCCTCGGTGACCTCGACGTCGTCGACGTCCGGTCCCTGGACGCGTCCCCGACGGCGGTCGTTGCGGTCGCGGAAGCGGTCGTTGCGCGAGGTGTTGTCGCGGCTGTCCTGCCCCCCGGAGCGTTCGGGACGGTCGTTGCGGTCGTTGCGGTCACGCCGGTTGCGGCGGTTCCGGCGGCTGCCGCCGTCACTGTCGTCGTTGTCGCGGTTGCTCTCGCGGGTGGCGGTGCTCTCGCGGGCCCCTGCAGACTCGTCGCGGCCGCCGCGGGTGCGGGTGCTCTCACGGCGCTGGCCGTCTTCGCTGCCCTGTTCGGCCTGGCGCTGTTCGGAACGCTGTTCCGTACGCTGTTCGGTGCGGTCGGCCTGGCGCTGTTCGGAACGCTGTTCCGTACGCTGTTCGGTGCGGTCGGCCTGGCGCTGCTCGCCGGAAGGCTGCTCGGCCGGGGCCTCGACAACTGCTGCGGCCTGGGCTGCACCCTGGCCCGAAGTCTGCACTGAGCCCTGTCCTCCGGACTGCTCGGCAGCTTCGCCGCGGCGGCGGTTGCGGGTGCGGGGCTGGCGGGTGCGTTCGCCGGCGTCCGTCCCGGACTGCACTGCGCCGGCCTCGGCGGGAGCAACAGGAGCCTCCGCTGCAGGAGCGGCTGCGGCCGGGGCCTCGGCTGCGGGGGTTGTGATGACCCCGTCGCTGCCGGCGCGGCGGCTGCGGCCACGGCCACGGGCACGCGGGTTTTCCTGTGCCGGGGCTTCGGCCTCGGTGGCGGCAGCGGGTGCGGCGGCCGGAGCCGCGGCCCGGGAGACGGAACCGTTGTCGGTCGCCTTTTCAGCGGCGCGGGCCGGAGCCTTGCTCACGGGAGTGCCGGCGCGGTGGGCGGAAATGGCCGACACGAGATCGCCCTTCCGCATCCGGGAACCGCCGGAAATCCCCAGCTGGCTGGCAAGAGCCTGGAGCTGTGCGAGCTTGAGGCCGGCAAGGCCGCTGCTCTTGGCGGGTGCTGCCGTTGACGATCCGGCAGCAGAAGATGATGTTTCCACAGCTGAAGACAGCTCAGTGGTTTCGGTCACGAAGGATCCTTCCCCCTCGACGGCGTCCAGACTAGGAGCTGGACGCGATGATTTGATCTGGGCTGCAGTTCAGATCTGCAGCCGGGATTTCGGCCTTGCCGGATGGATATTGGCCAGCACGGCCGGATATTGCTTCACCTGGCGCGTTCCGGAAGAAATGGAACGGCGGGCTGACTTTTCAGGGGTGCAGAGATTAATTCTGCGGATTCCTGCGACAGACCAAAAGCAGGTGGCACCGGAAAATATTGCGCAGTGAAAGATGAGAGAGGCAACTGGGCCAACATCGCGGTCTTTTGAACAGTAACTAAATTACCGCCTGCGTGATTACCGCCGGTGCACTTCCACTTTAGCACCTTCAACGTCCACGGCCAGCTTCATCACACGCCAGCCCACGTCCGGCGTGTTGCCCGAGGTGAAGGCGCCGATGAACTCGACGGCGGCCCCGGCCTGCGCTTCCCCATTGGCAAGGACCAGCACGGTGGGGCCGGCCCCCGAGACGACGGCGGCAAAGCCTGCCCGCCGCAGGGCGGCGATGAGGTCCGCGCTGGGCCGCATCGCTTCGGCGCGGTAGCTCTGATGCAGGTAATCCTCGGTGCCGGCAAGCAGCAGTTCCGGCTTCTGCGTCATGGCGAGGATCAGCAGGGCCGCACGCCCCGAATTCATCGCCGCGGCGTGGTGGCCCACCGAGGCGGGCAGCAACGCCCGCGCGACTTCGGTGGACAGCTCAAAGTCCGGCACGGCAACCACGGGGATAACCGCGGAGGCAACCGCGGCGCAGGTGCTGCTGTACTGGTCACTGTCCTGCCAGGACAGCGCCAGTCCGCCGAAAATCGCCGGTGCGACGTTGTCGGGGTGGCCTTCCATCTCGCTCGTGAGCTGCAGGACCCAGTCCTTGCCCCGGCGGGACGCTTCCGGTACCAGGGCATTGGCGGCGGTCACGGCGGCAACCACGGCGCAGGCCGAGGAGCCCAGGCCGCGGCCGTGCGGATTGACGTTGTCTGCCGTGATTCTCAGGCCCGCGTGCCGGAAGCCGAGGCGGTGCAGGGCCTCAGTGATGGCTTTGACGACCAGGTGGCTGGCGTCGCGGGGCAGGGATTCGGCCCCTTCACCGCTGAGCTCAAATTCCAGCGCCCCGCTGTCCAGGGTTTCCACCGTCAGGGTGTCGAACAGCGTCAGCGCCAGGCCGAGGCTGTCATACCCGGGGCCGAGGTTCGCGCTCGTGGCCGGTACACGGACCGTCACGAGCTGCCCGGCCGGAACCGCCGGCGTGTCGGCGGCGGACTCGGCCGGGATGGTGAGGGTGGTTTCCACGGTTATTTTTCTTCCAGTCCCAGGGCTGTGGCCACGGTGACCACGTCGTTCGAGACCTTCACGGGCTCCACTTCGCTGCCATCCTCGGTGCGGAGCGCCCACTGCGGGTCCTTGAGGCCATGGCCGGTGACGGTGATGACGATGGTCTTGCCGGCCGGCACTTCGCCTGCCGCGTGCTTCTTGATCAGGCCGGCGACACCGGCAGCGGAGCCCGGTTCGACGAAGACGCCTTCGCGGGCGGACAGCCAGCGGTGGGCGGACAGGATTTCCTCGTCGGTCACGGCCTCAATCAGGCCGCCTGATTCATCCCGCGCGGCGATGGCGCTGTCCCAGGACGCGGGGTTGCCGATCCGGATGGCGGTCGCGATCGTGTCGGGCTCCATGATCGGGTGGCCTGCGACGAACGGTGCCGCGCCGGCTGCCTGGAAGCCCCACATGACCGGGGTCCTGGTGGAGACTGCGGCCAGTGTGCCGGCCGTGGCGGACTCGAACGGCGCGCAGTATTCCTTGTAGCCCTTCCAGTACGCGGTGATGTTACCGGCGTTGCCGACCGGGAGCACGTGGAAGTCGGGTGCGTCTCCGAGCCAGTCGACCACTTCGAAGGCGCCGGTCTTCTGGCCCTCGATCCGGGCCGGGTTGACCGAGTTGACCAGGAACACCGGGTAGGACTCCCCCAGCTTGCGGGCAATGTCGAGGCAGTCATCGAAGTTGCCGTCGACCTGCAGCAGGGTTGCGCCGTGCGCGATCGCCTGGCTGAGCTTGCCCATCGAGATCTTTCCCTCGGGCACGAGGACCACGCACTTCAGCCCGGCCGCCGTGGCGTACGCGGCGGCGGACGCTGAGGTGTTGCCGGTGGAGGCACACACCACGGCCTTGG
It includes:
- the thrC gene encoding threonine synthase, whose product is MAHQWRGVIREYAERLPVTEATQVITLGEGGTPLVHAQQLSALTGSDVYLKVEGMNPTGSFKDRGMTMAMTAAVAAGAKAVVCASTGNTSASAAAYATAAGLKCVVLVPEGKISMGKLSQAIAHGATLLQVDGNFDDCLDIARKLGESYPVFLVNSVNPARIEGQKTGAFEVVDWLGDAPDFHVLPVGNAGNITAYWKGYKEYCAPFESATAGTLAAVSTRTPVMWGFQAAGAAPFVAGHPIMEPDTIATAIRIGNPASWDSAIAARDESGGLIEAVTDEEILSAHRWLSAREGVFVEPGSAAGVAGLIKKHAAGEVPAGKTIVITVTGHGLKDPQWALRTEDGSEVEPVKVSNDVVTVATALGLEEK
- the rho gene encoding transcription termination factor Rho; protein product: MTETTELSSAVETSSSAAGSSTAAPAKSSGLAGLKLAQLQALASQLGISGGSRMRKGDLVSAISAHRAGTPVSKAPARAAEKATDNGSVSRAAAPAAAPAAATEAEAPAQENPRARGRGRSRRAGSDGVITTPAAEAPAAAAPAAEAPVAPAEAGAVQSGTDAGERTRQPRTRNRRRGEAAEQSGGQGSVQTSGQGAAQAAAVVEAPAEQPSGEQRQADRTEQRTEQRSEQRQADRTEQRTEQRSEQRQAEQGSEDGQRRESTRTRGGRDESAGARESTATRESNRDNDDSDGGSRRNRRNRRDRNDRNDRPERSGGQDSRDNTSRNDRFRDRNDRRRGRVQGPDVDDVEVTEDDVLLPVAGILDVLENYAFIRTSGYLPGPNDVYVSLAQVKKYNLRKGDAVVGAIRAPREGEDRSQLTARQKFNALVRVTSVNGKTPEELKDRVEFAKLVPLYPSERLRLETDPKKIGPRVIDLVAPIGKGQRGLIVSPPKAGKTLILQSIANAITINNPEVHLMMVLVDERPEEVTDMQRTVKGEVIASTFDRPADDHTTVAELSIERAKRLVEMGMDVVVLLDSMTRLGRAYNLAAPASGRILSGGVDSAALYPPKRFFGAARNIENGGSLTILATALVETGSKMDEVIFEEFKGTGNMELRLSRQLADKRIFPAVDVNASGTRREENLLSPEEVKIMWKLRRVLSGLETQQSLELLTNKIRETQSNVEFLMQVQKTTLGAKSDNDK
- the thrB gene encoding homoserine kinase — encoded protein: METTLTIPAESAADTPAVPAGQLVTVRVPATSANLGPGYDSLGLALTLFDTLTVETLDSGALEFELSGEGAESLPRDASHLVVKAITEALHRLGFRHAGLRITADNVNPHGRGLGSSACAVVAAVTAANALVPEASRRGKDWVLQLTSEMEGHPDNVAPAIFGGLALSWQDSDQYSSTCAAVASAVIPVVAVPDFELSTEVARALLPASVGHHAAAMNSGRAALLILAMTQKPELLLAGTEDYLHQSYRAEAMRPSADLIAALRRAGFAAVVSGAGPTVLVLANGEAQAGAAVEFIGAFTSGNTPDVGWRVMKLAVDVEGAKVEVHRR